Proteins found in one Sporichthyaceae bacterium genomic segment:
- a CDS encoding histidine kinase — translation MAAEVHDVAGHGLAVIAMQAGVALHVLERRPEQARIALEEIRTASTQALLDLRATLDTMRDATEAPRRPGQSDVGDLPALVDRIRRAGLPVTLDLQVAGATLAPATQHAAYRIVQESLTNVLRHANAESAGVTVRIQGEALEIAVVDDGRNPTHGPAGGGISGMRERAARAGGTLAAGLRPGGGFEVRAVLPARPGGSHR, via the coding sequence ATCGCCGCCGAGGTCCACGACGTGGCCGGACACGGACTGGCCGTGATCGCGATGCAGGCCGGTGTCGCCCTGCATGTCCTGGAGCGCCGGCCGGAGCAGGCCCGCATCGCGCTGGAGGAGATCCGCACCGCCAGCACCCAGGCGTTGCTGGATCTGCGGGCAACCCTGGACACGATGCGGGACGCGACCGAGGCGCCCCGTCGGCCCGGGCAGTCCGACGTCGGTGACCTGCCGGCGCTGGTCGACCGGATCCGACGGGCCGGGCTACCGGTGACGCTGGACCTCCAAGTGGCCGGGGCCACCCTGGCCCCGGCGACCCAGCACGCGGCCTACCGGATCGTCCAGGAGTCGCTGACCAATGTGCTGCGCCACGCCAACGCCGAGTCGGCCGGGGTGACCGTGCGGATCCAGGGCGAGGCGCTGGAGATCGCGGTGGTCGACGACGGGCGGAACCCGACGCACGGCCCGGCGGGCGGCGGGATCTCCGGCATGCGCGAGCGGGCCGCCCGGGCGGGTGGCACGCTCGCGGCGGGTCTACGACCGGGCGGCGGGTTCGAGGTGCGTGCCGTGCTTCCGGCCCGTCCGGGAGGATCGCACCGATGA
- a CDS encoding response regulator transcription factor encodes MIRVCVADDQPLVRMGLRVLIDDAAHIELVGTAEDGDSALELIRSTRPDVALLDIRMPGRDGLAVLDEVVRDPGLGRTRVVMLTTFALDEYVFAALAAGASGFLVKDADPAELLRAVRVVAEGGCLLSPAVTRRVIEEFGTRRAAPRPHPQLHLLTTREREMVAWVGTGRSNDEIAAALVPSPATVRTHVGRAMLKLDARDRAQLVVFALQSGLAPGTV; translated from the coding sequence ATGATCCGGGTGTGCGTCGCCGACGACCAACCGCTGGTCCGCATGGGCTTGCGGGTGCTGATCGACGACGCGGCGCACATCGAACTGGTGGGGACCGCCGAGGACGGCGACTCCGCACTCGAGTTGATCCGCAGCACCCGCCCGGACGTGGCACTGCTCGACATCCGAATGCCCGGGCGCGACGGCCTCGCCGTGCTGGATGAGGTCGTGCGCGACCCGGGCCTGGGCCGAACCCGGGTCGTCATGCTGACCACGTTCGCGCTCGACGAGTACGTGTTCGCCGCGCTCGCCGCCGGCGCCAGCGGGTTCCTGGTCAAGGACGCCGACCCGGCCGAGCTGTTGCGGGCGGTGCGGGTGGTCGCCGAGGGTGGCTGCCTGCTCTCCCCCGCCGTCACCCGCCGCGTGATCGAGGAGTTCGGCACGCGGCGGGCGGCGCCCCGACCGCACCCGCAGCTGCACCTGTTGACCACCCGGGAACGCGAGATGGTCGCCTGGGTGGGCACCGGCAGGTCGAACGATGAGATCGCAGCCGCGCTGGTGCCCAGCCCGGCCACCGTCCGCACGCACGTGGGACGGGCGATGTTGAAGCTCGACGCCCGCGACCGCGCTCAGCTGGTCGTGTTCGCGCTGCAGTCGGGGCTCGCGCCCGGCACTGTCTGA
- a CDS encoding M23 family metallopeptidase, translating to MVFATTTASVGLAPTAHGAPAANAAATGPWFSDPVWWPLQVESRVDCTKHNPGCPTHHPFWGVDVIPTGQRDGNPPSQAGVFAMGAGVAHVGSAHGRVCGSGGTSDFGTWVWVEHGGGIISRYGHLSVIAIHDGQHVAAGDRLGTVGNTGDASKLFCDENYLDFQVRRGGVQGPSAEFSTRGVGSADGELMACTMAGEQRWPEELPGGIRRIDLLPKHALIPPAMAGCSAPSYAAASAAPVAVQEKPGDNSLTASWNSAPPGTDQLRVEFGRYEPSASHWENPWEERWHDLPAATRSTAFHDLRDRFKYRLRVWFHNSAGWSRHSDWVSGRPD from the coding sequence GTGGTCTTCGCCACGACTACCGCCAGTGTGGGCCTGGCGCCCACGGCCCACGGTGCACCGGCGGCCAATGCGGCCGCGACGGGTCCCTGGTTCTCGGATCCGGTCTGGTGGCCGCTGCAGGTCGAGTCCAGGGTGGACTGCACGAAGCACAACCCGGGCTGTCCGACCCACCACCCGTTCTGGGGGGTGGACGTGATCCCGACCGGCCAACGCGACGGCAACCCGCCGTCGCAGGCGGGGGTGTTCGCGATGGGCGCCGGGGTCGCGCACGTCGGCAGCGCCCACGGCCGGGTCTGCGGCTCGGGTGGCACCAGCGATTTCGGCACCTGGGTCTGGGTCGAGCACGGCGGCGGGATCATCTCGCGCTACGGCCACCTGTCGGTGATCGCGATCCACGACGGTCAGCACGTGGCGGCCGGCGATCGGCTGGGCACGGTCGGCAACACCGGGGACGCCAGCAAGCTCTTCTGCGACGAGAACTACCTGGACTTCCAGGTCCGCCGGGGCGGGGTGCAGGGCCCGTCGGCGGAGTTCAGCACCCGGGGGGTCGGCTCGGCCGACGGCGAGCTGATGGCCTGCACGATGGCCGGGGAACAGCGGTGGCCGGAGGAACTGCCCGGCGGGATCCGCCGGATCGACCTGCTGCCCAAGCACGCCCTGATCCCGCCGGCGATGGCCGGCTGCTCCGCCCCGTCCTACGCCGCGGCCTCGGCCGCGCCGGTCGCCGTCCAGGAGAAGCCGGGTGATAACTCGCTGACCGCGTCGTGGAACAGCGCGCCGCCCGGGACCGACCAGTTGCGCGTCGAGTTCGGCCGCTACGAGCCGAGTGCCTCGCATTGGGAGAACCCCTGGGAGGAGCGGTGGCACGACCTGCCCGCCGCGACGCGCAGCACCGCGTTCCATGACCTGCGTGACCGCTTCAAGTACCGCCTGCGGGTGTGGTTCCACAACAGCGCCGGATGGTCCCGGCACAGCGACTGGGTCAGCGGCCGGCCGGACTGA
- a CDS encoding STAS domain-containing protein produces the protein MSTPERRRGRREHLALVQVEGATPRMSAMDADHRREEVSPADGAELPMSVGPRGELRPAGPIDMGNARLLHSALATARTDPVLQVDLRLVTYLDSAAVSVLFAHAHKPMRILVRPGSAVANVLSICGLSQVARVDLVPVVGPVE, from the coding sequence GTGAGCACGCCGGAGCGACGTCGCGGCAGGCGCGAGCACCTGGCGCTGGTTCAGGTCGAGGGCGCGACCCCGAGGATGTCAGCCATGGACGCTGATCATCGCCGGGAGGAAGTCAGCCCGGCCGACGGCGCCGAACTGCCGATGAGCGTCGGGCCCCGCGGCGAGCTGCGGCCGGCGGGCCCCATCGACATGGGCAACGCTCGGCTGCTCCACTCGGCCCTGGCCACGGCCCGGACCGACCCGGTCCTGCAGGTCGACCTGCGCCTGGTCACCTACCTGGACAGTGCTGCGGTCTCCGTGCTTTTCGCGCACGCCCACAAACCCATGCGGATCCTGGTCCGCCCCGGGTCGGCGGTCGCCAACGTGCTGTCGATCTGCGGATTGTCCCAGGTCGCCCGGGTGGACCTCGTCCCGGTCGTCGGCCCGGTCGAGTGA
- a CDS encoding CBS domain-containing protein: MTTARQIMTALPEFVRPHHTVTEAARRMAVLGVGALPICGADDRLLGIITDRDIAVKVVAHGRDPKATWSGDLAQGQLITIGPDEPVDRAPAIMATNQVSRLPVVDGERLVGIIARCDVARAMPELAAGDLLAALPVS, encoded by the coding sequence ATGACCACTGCCCGGCAGATCATGACGGCTCTTCCGGAGTTCGTCCGCCCGCATCACACGGTCACCGAGGCCGCCCGCCGCATGGCGGTGCTCGGCGTGGGCGCATTGCCGATCTGCGGCGCCGACGATCGGCTGCTGGGAATCATCACCGACCGCGACATCGCCGTTAAGGTCGTCGCGCACGGCAGAGATCCGAAGGCGACGTGGAGCGGCGACCTGGCGCAGGGTCAGTTGATCACGATCGGTCCGGACGAGCCGGTCGACCGGGCCCCGGCCATCATGGCCACCAATCAGGTCAGCCGCCTGCCGGTCGTCGACGGCGAACGACTGGTCGGCATCATCGCCCGCTGCGATGTCGCCCGCGCGATGCCCGAACTGGCCGCCGGCGACCTGCTGGCCGCGCTGCCGGTGAGCTGA
- a CDS encoding DUF4913 domain-containing protein: MTTAFESLLVDDDGSVHLLHPVRDPATFVFPDVHAFVIEHLVNLFAHPVRDGDATFKWCPRWSEHPGAHARLTALWQAWEALHDGTGTGPSMWWREHADPTMRALTHPLGPFSRCGPSQHIVPPALPTNHALSA; the protein is encoded by the coding sequence GTGACCACCGCGTTCGAGAGTTTGCTCGTCGACGACGACGGTTCGGTGCACCTGCTGCACCCGGTGCGCGACCCGGCGACGTTCGTGTTCCCGGACGTCCACGCCTTCGTGATCGAGCACCTCGTGAACCTGTTCGCACACCCGGTCCGCGACGGGGACGCAACATTCAAGTGGTGCCCCCGCTGGTCGGAGCACCCCGGCGCGCACGCCCGGCTGACCGCGCTGTGGCAGGCCTGGGAGGCCTTGCACGACGGCACCGGGACCGGCCCGTCGATGTGGTGGCGCGAACACGCCGATCCCACCATGCGCGCGCTGACGCACCCCCTGGGGCCGTTCAGCCGCTGCGGGCCGAGCCAGCACATCGTTCCGCCGGCATTGCCCACGAACCACGCGTTGTCGGCCTAG
- a CDS encoding ATP-binding protein, with the protein MRLDLRSGEQSLGVARDRLGAWLAATGVPETEFWEILTAAGEACANALEHSGTDLAALCPAWLEAWIQDDEVHLVIGDRGRWREPDPAGIGSGRRGRGRLLMAGLMDTMTISTGPEGTRVAMTKSLPMLEGRGIAIAGRRRVSLRLMHAQAG; encoded by the coding sequence ATGCGCCTCGACCTGCGCTCGGGCGAACAGTCGCTGGGCGTTGCCCGCGATCGACTCGGTGCCTGGCTGGCTGCGACCGGGGTGCCCGAGACCGAGTTCTGGGAGATCCTGACCGCGGCCGGCGAGGCCTGCGCGAACGCCCTGGAGCACTCCGGCACCGACCTGGCCGCCCTGTGCCCGGCCTGGCTCGAGGCCTGGATCCAGGACGACGAGGTGCACCTGGTGATCGGCGACCGCGGCCGGTGGCGTGAGCCCGACCCGGCCGGCATCGGCAGTGGGCGCCGCGGGCGCGGTCGGCTGCTCATGGCCGGCCTGATGGACACGATGACGATCTCCACCGGTCCCGAGGGGACACGGGTCGCGATGACCAAATCGCTCCCGATGCTCGAGGGGAGGGGCATCGCGATCGCCGGTCGCCGCCGCGTGAGCCTGCGGCTCATGCACGCCCAGGCGGGCTGA
- a CDS encoding HAMP domain-containing protein: MTLNATRTDEPGTSTIPQDVTDLLHILDSLCSGKFSVRLEPRDGPLAQVVDRVNTLAALNERRTRELVRASRVIGREGRMTERLDEVGAEGDWGIGAEAVNSLIDDLVRPTTEVARVIAAVAEGDLSQHMALEIAGQPVKGEFLRIGQTVNTMVDQLSSFADEVTRVAREVGTEGKLGGQAQVRGVSGVWRDLTESVNSMAGNLTSQVRNIAQVTTAVAQGDLSQKITVDAQGEILELKSTVNTMVDQLSSFADEVTRVAREVGTDGRLGGQAQVKGVSGTWRDLTDSVNSMAANLTDQVRNIAQVATAVARGDLSQKITVDAKGEVAALAQTLNTMVDQLSSFADEVTRVAREVGTDGRLGGQADVAGVAGTWKDLTDSVNSMAGNLTSQVRNIALIVTAVARGDLSQKITVDAAGEVAALADTINSLTDTLQLFAEQVTTVAREVGTEGKLGGQAAVPGVAGTWKDLTESVNGMAANLTAQVRDIAAVTTAVAQGDLSQKVSVDVKGETLELKSTINTMVDQLSSFADEVTRVAREVGTEGKLGGQAQVRGVSGTWRDLTDNVNYMAANLTSQVRNIAQVTTAVAKGDLSQKITVDAQGETLELKSTINTMVDQLSSFADEVTRVAREVGTEGKLGGQAQVRGVSGTWRDLTDSVNFMASNLTGQVRNIALVTTAVAQGDLSQKITVDAQGEILELKSTVNTMVDQLSAFAAEVTRVAREVGTDGRLGGQAEVAGVSGTWRHLTENVNQLAGNLTTQVRAIAEVSTAVTRGDLTRSITVEASGEVAELKDNINQMIANLRSTTEINAQQDWLKSNLARIGSRLQGQRDLREVTQMIMSEVTPVVEAAHGAFYLVEYTGELRHEQPVLRFAAGYGVPRVERRFGFGEGLVGQAAFDKRAIRVSSVPPDYLPVQGGLGQARPSEVWVLPVLFEEQVLGVIELASFGGFDEVHTDFLIQLVETLGVVLNTIIANVRTEELLSQSQRLTQELQVQSGQLQRTNAELEANAEQLALASRYKSEFLANMSHELRTPLNSLLILAKLLVDNPDSTLTQKEIEFAQTIHSAGSDLLELINDILDLSKIEAGKMDLHLAPVQLRTLSSFAEATFGAVARQKGLELVVDADPTGLPDSIITDELRLQQVLRNLLSNAIKFTDAGKVHLSISRAPTDLVHASPTLNHAECVLALQVTDTGIGVPLDKLKLIFEAFQQGDGTTSRKYGGTGLGLTISRDLARLLGGAIDVTSEVGSGSTFTLYLPARFPFEAADRGTVLTPTISALPQVPMLTRSIATIGFEDADPLDGARVLVIDDDVRNVFALASALERHGMTVLYADNGRDGIEVLQSRNVDLVLMDVMMPELDGNETTAEIRRSSDHQDLPIVFLTAKAMPGDREKSLLAGASDYITKPVDLDHLLSVMRSWLAGRPQGVS, translated from the coding sequence GTGACTTTGAACGCGACCCGTACGGACGAACCTGGTACCTCGACGATCCCGCAGGACGTCACCGATCTGCTGCACATCCTCGACTCGCTGTGCAGCGGCAAATTCTCCGTCCGTCTGGAGCCGCGCGACGGGCCACTGGCTCAGGTCGTCGACCGGGTGAACACGCTGGCCGCGCTGAATGAACGGCGCACCCGCGAGTTGGTCCGGGCCAGCCGGGTCATCGGCCGTGAGGGCCGGATGACCGAGCGTCTCGACGAGGTCGGCGCCGAGGGCGACTGGGGCATCGGCGCCGAGGCCGTCAACTCGCTGATCGACGACCTGGTCCGGCCGACCACCGAGGTCGCCCGAGTCATCGCCGCCGTCGCCGAGGGCGACCTGTCGCAGCACATGGCCCTGGAGATCGCGGGCCAGCCGGTCAAGGGCGAGTTCCTCCGCATCGGCCAGACCGTGAACACGATGGTCGACCAGCTCTCCTCGTTCGCCGACGAGGTCACCCGGGTCGCCCGCGAGGTCGGCACCGAGGGAAAGCTCGGCGGCCAGGCGCAGGTGCGCGGGGTCTCCGGTGTGTGGCGGGACCTGACGGAGTCGGTGAACTCGATGGCGGGCAACCTGACCAGCCAGGTCCGGAACATCGCCCAGGTCACCACCGCCGTGGCCCAGGGCGACCTGTCGCAGAAGATCACCGTCGATGCCCAGGGCGAGATCCTCGAGCTGAAGTCGACCGTGAACACGATGGTCGACCAGCTCTCCTCGTTCGCCGACGAGGTCACCCGGGTCGCCCGCGAGGTCGGCACCGACGGTCGACTCGGTGGCCAGGCCCAGGTGAAGGGCGTTTCCGGAACCTGGCGCGACCTCACCGACTCGGTGAACTCCATGGCCGCCAACCTGACCGACCAGGTCCGGAACATCGCCCAGGTCGCCACCGCGGTGGCCCGCGGCGACCTGTCGCAGAAGATCACCGTCGACGCGAAGGGCGAGGTCGCCGCGCTCGCCCAGACGTTGAACACGATGGTCGATCAGCTCTCCTCCTTCGCCGACGAGGTCACCCGGGTCGCCCGCGAGGTCGGCACCGACGGCCGCCTGGGTGGCCAGGCCGACGTGGCCGGGGTCGCCGGTACCTGGAAGGACCTCACCGACTCGGTGAACTCCATGGCAGGCAACCTGACCAGCCAGGTCCGGAACATCGCCCTGATCGTCACCGCGGTGGCCCGGGGCGACCTGTCGCAGAAGATCACCGTCGACGCCGCCGGTGAGGTCGCGGCGCTGGCCGACACCATCAACAGCCTCACCGACACGCTGCAGCTGTTCGCCGAGCAGGTCACCACGGTGGCCCGCGAGGTCGGCACCGAAGGAAAGCTCGGCGGCCAGGCCGCGGTGCCCGGCGTGGCCGGTACCTGGAAGGACCTCACCGAGTCCGTCAACGGCATGGCGGCCAACCTGACCGCCCAGGTCCGCGACATCGCCGCGGTCACCACCGCGGTGGCGCAGGGCGACCTGTCGCAGAAGGTCTCCGTGGACGTCAAGGGCGAAACCCTCGAGCTGAAGTCCACCATCAACACGATGGTCGACCAGCTCTCCTCCTTCGCCGACGAGGTCACCCGAGTCGCCCGTGAGGTCGGCACCGAAGGAAAGCTCGGCGGCCAGGCCCAGGTGCGCGGCGTCTCCGGAACCTGGCGCGACCTGACCGACAACGTCAACTACATGGCCGCCAACCTCACCAGCCAAGTCCGAAACATCGCCCAGGTCACCACCGCCGTGGCCAAGGGCGACCTGTCGCAGAAGATCACCGTCGACGCCCAGGGCGAGACGCTGGAACTGAAATCGACGATCAACACGATGGTCGACCAGCTCTCCTCCTTCGCCGACGAGGTCACCCGGGTCGCCCGCGAGGTCGGCACCGAAGGAAAGCTCGGCGGCCAGGCCCAGGTGCGCGGCGTTTCCGGAACCTGGCGCGACCTCACCGACTCGGTGAACTTCATGGCCTCGAACTTGACCGGCCAGGTACGAAACATCGCCCTGGTGACCACGGCCGTGGCCCAGGGCGACCTGTCGCAGAAGATCACCGTCGACGCCCAGGGCGAGATCCTCGAGCTGAAGTCGACCGTGAACACGATGGTCGACCAACTGTCCGCCTTCGCGGCCGAGGTGACCCGTGTCGCCCGAGAGGTCGGCACCGACGGTCGACTCGGTGGTCAGGCCGAGGTGGCCGGGGTCTCCGGTACCTGGCGGCACCTGACGGAGAACGTCAACCAATTGGCCGGAAACCTGACTACGCAGGTGCGTGCCATCGCCGAGGTGTCCACCGCCGTGACCCGGGGCGACCTGACCCGCAGCATCACCGTCGAGGCGTCCGGTGAGGTGGCCGAGCTCAAGGACAACATCAACCAGATGATCGCGAACCTGCGGTCGACCACCGAGATCAACGCCCAGCAGGACTGGCTGAAGTCCAACCTCGCCCGCATCGGCAGCCGGCTGCAGGGCCAGCGCGACCTGCGCGAGGTGACCCAGATGATCATGAGCGAGGTGACCCCGGTCGTCGAGGCCGCGCACGGCGCGTTCTACCTGGTCGAGTACACCGGCGAGTTGCGTCATGAGCAGCCGGTGCTGCGATTCGCCGCCGGCTACGGGGTTCCGCGGGTCGAACGCCGGTTCGGGTTCGGCGAGGGCCTGGTCGGTCAGGCCGCGTTCGACAAGCGTGCGATCCGCGTCTCGTCGGTGCCGCCGGACTACCTGCCGGTGCAGGGCGGGCTGGGCCAGGCCCGGCCCTCCGAGGTGTGGGTGCTTCCGGTGCTGTTCGAGGAGCAGGTCCTCGGCGTGATCGAACTGGCCAGCTTCGGCGGGTTCGACGAGGTCCACACCGACTTCCTGATCCAGCTGGTGGAAACCCTCGGAGTCGTCCTCAACACGATCATCGCCAACGTGCGGACCGAGGAGCTGCTCTCCCAGTCCCAGCGCCTGACCCAGGAACTGCAGGTGCAGTCCGGTCAGCTGCAGCGCACCAACGCCGAGCTGGAGGCCAACGCCGAGCAGCTGGCCCTGGCCTCGCGCTACAAGTCCGAGTTCCTCGCGAACATGAGCCACGAGTTGCGGACGCCGCTGAACAGCCTGCTGATCCTGGCCAAGCTGCTGGTCGACAACCCGGACTCGACGTTGACCCAGAAGGAGATCGAGTTCGCGCAGACCATCCACAGCGCGGGTTCGGACCTGCTGGAGCTCATCAACGACATCCTCGACCTGTCCAAGATCGAGGCCGGGAAGATGGACCTGCACCTGGCCCCGGTCCAGCTGCGGACGCTGTCGTCATTCGCCGAGGCGACCTTCGGCGCCGTGGCGCGGCAGAAGGGGCTGGAACTGGTCGTCGACGCGGACCCGACCGGGCTGCCCGACTCGATCATCACCGACGAACTGCGGCTGCAGCAGGTGTTGCGCAATCTGCTGTCCAACGCGATCAAGTTCACCGACGCCGGAAAGGTCCACCTGTCGATCTCGCGGGCCCCGACCGACCTGGTGCACGCCAGCCCGACGTTGAACCACGCCGAGTGCGTCCTGGCCCTGCAGGTCACCGACACCGGCATCGGCGTCCCGCTGGACAAGTTGAAGTTGATCTTCGAGGCGTTCCAGCAGGGCGACGGCACCACCAGCCGCAAGTACGGCGGCACCGGCCTGGGCCTGACGATCTCCCGCGACCTGGCCCGACTGCTCGGCGGCGCGATCGACGTCACCAGCGAGGTCGGGTCGGGCAGCACGTTCACGCTCTACCTGCCGGCCCGGTTCCCGTTCGAGGCCGCCGACCGGGGCACGGTGCTGACGCCCACGATCTCGGCCCTGCCGCAGGTGCCGATGCTGACCCGGTCGATCGCGACGATCGGCTTCGAGGACGCGGACCCGTTGGACGGCGCCCGGGTGCTCGTCATCGACGACGACGTGCGCAACGTGTTCGCGTTGGCCAGTGCGCTGGAACGGCACGGGATGACCGTGCTCTACGCCGACAACGGCCGCGACGGCATCGAGGTGCTGCAGAGCCGAAACGTCGACCTGGTACTGATGGACGTGATGATGCCCGAACTGGACGGCAACGAGACGACGGCCGAGATCCGTCGCTCCAGCGACCACCAGGACCTGCCGATCGTCTTCCTCACCGCCAAGGCGATGCCCGGCGACCGGGAGAAGAGCCTGCTGGCCGGGGCCAGCGACTACATCACCAAGCCGGTCGACCTGGACCATTTGCTGTCGGTCATGCGGTCCTGGTTGGCCGGCCGGCCACAGGGAGTCTCGTGA
- a CDS encoding response regulator: protein MNPYAGQSTSTILMVDDRPENLLALEAILAGLGHELIRAGSGAEALKCLLTTDVALILLDVQMPGMDGYETAAQIKARDRTRHIPIVFLTAIDGEPNQAFRGYAAGAVDYLCKPFDPWVLRAKVSVFIELGERRRELAAYADQVQAARAVFENPEVIALRATAREATRVAHSLAEAADAPDEVRQATKHAVHVVEQLLDSLPTGPASG, encoded by the coding sequence GTGAACCCGTATGCCGGCCAGTCGACTTCGACGATCCTGATGGTCGACGACCGGCCGGAGAACCTGCTGGCGTTGGAGGCGATCCTCGCCGGGCTCGGCCACGAGTTGATCCGCGCTGGGTCCGGTGCCGAGGCCCTGAAATGCCTGCTGACCACGGATGTCGCGCTGATCCTGCTCGACGTCCAGATGCCTGGCATGGACGGCTACGAGACCGCGGCGCAGATCAAGGCCCGCGACCGGACCCGGCACATCCCGATCGTTTTCCTGACCGCGATCGACGGCGAGCCGAATCAGGCCTTCCGCGGCTACGCGGCCGGCGCGGTCGACTACCTGTGCAAACCGTTCGACCCGTGGGTGCTGCGGGCGAAGGTCTCGGTGTTCATCGAGCTGGGTGAACGCCGCCGCGAGCTGGCCGCCTACGCCGACCAGGTGCAGGCAGCCCGTGCGGTCTTCGAGAACCCCGAGGTGATCGCGTTGCGGGCCACGGCTCGCGAGGCCACCCGGGTCGCGCACAGCCTGGCCGAGGCCGCCGATGCTCCCGACGAGGTCCGACAGGCCACCAAGCATGCCGTGCACGTGGTCGAGCAACTGCTCGACTCGCTGCCGACCGGGCCGGCGTCGGGTTGA